A genomic stretch from Setaria italica strain Yugu1 chromosome VII, Setaria_italica_v2.0, whole genome shotgun sequence includes:
- the LOC101768468 gene encoding receptor-like protein kinase 2 isoform X1 — protein sequence MDEAQKAILMNLSSVVGTKKWKARSFNQMAMVGMRRYYLCASHGFFLLVFLPFLFLFHHAPVAASAYAPSSQPSLNKTQEAIMKDLMTIVGSSSWSNTTTSNPCKWSGVNCTRSGSSWVVTNIALPNCGISNSSIFASICRLESLLALDLSRNSLTNLTTQFFSPSCSMKEGLRLLNLSSNMLSHPLSNFSAFPQLEVLDLSLNSFTSENLSADLGSFLKLRSLNVSANKLNGEVPTSMVGSLLELVLSGNRLSGSIPPDLFKYENLTLLDLSQNDLTGVVPDKFMNLSKLETLLLSGNKLIGEIPPSLSNVRTLSRFAANQNNFNGSVPSNITKHVRILDLSYNNLNGTIPLDFLSHPGLQSVDLTTNMLEGSIPRNFSPSLYRLRLGGNRLSGNISDSICDGMGLTYLELDNNQLTGNIPSELGNCKNLSLLSLASNKLQGQVPPAISSLDKLVVLKLQNNSLNGPIPYAFSDLKSLSILNLSQNLLTGEIPSGIFELQKLSILDLHDNSISGAIPISVSLSKALIELNLGNNALAGTIPTMPTTLTTSLNLTHNNLSGSIPSDIGYLSELEILDLSYNSLSGEVPSSLGNLQSLTQLVLSYNDLSGSVPSFLINVSIHIEGNPDLVNGTGDKNGIHTTSTRKRHTVVIIIFIIAGALVGLCLLAAIVMMSLSAGESVSQIINGGPVLNNNQTSATATEFMKARPDNWQVTRFQALNFEDADIHQGLIEKNLIGSGGSGHVYRVMYINRCNGSTGVVAVKLIRSTGSLDEKLEREFESEVSSLGNVRHNNIIRLLCCISGDESKLLVYDYMDNGSLDNWLHGNTLCTGHSMVRPQSVQRVPLDWPTRLIVAVGAAQGLCYMHHDCSPPIIHRDIKTSNILLDSEFQAKVADFGLARMLVRAGEPNTMSAVAGSFGYMAPEYAYTRKVNEKVDVYSFGVVLLELTTGKKANEGGELGCLAEWARHHYQSGAAILDVIDKSIRYAGYPSEIETVFSLGVQCTATFPLTRPTMKNVLRILLKCCDQTLRKSRMEFSMEYEAAPFLMP from the exons ATGGATGAGGCACAGAAGGCCATCTTGATGAATCTCTCGAGCGTCGTGGGTACCAAGAAGTGGAAGGCAAGAAGTTTCAATCAGATGGCAATGGTGGGGATGAGAAGGTATTATCTCTGCGCCAGCCATGGTTTCTTCCTGCTAGTGTTTCTCccgttcttgttcttgtttcaCCATGCGCCCGTGGCCGCCAGCGCCTATGCGCCCTCTTCGCAACCATCACTGAACAAGACACAGGAAGCCATCATGAAGGATCTCATGACGATCGTTGGTAGCAGCAGTTGGTCGAACACCACCACCTCGAATCCTTGTAAGTGGAGCGGAGTCAACTGCACGCGCTCCGGTTCCTCTTGGGTGGTGACCAACATCGCCTTGCCCAACTGTGGAATATCAAACTCTTCCATCTTCGCTTCCATTTGCCGTCTTGAGAGCTTGCTGGCCCTTGACCTCTCCAGAAATTCCTTGACAAATTTGACCACCCAATTCTTCTCCCCTTCTTGTTCGATGAAGGAAGGGTTGCGTCTCCTCAATCTGAGCAGCAACATGTTATCTCACCCGCTCAGTAATTTCTCAGCTTTCCCACAATTGGAGGTTCTTGATTTGTCCTTAAATTCTTTTACTAGTGAAAATTTGAGTGCAGACTTGGGTTCTTTTCTCAAATTGAGGAGCTTGAACGTTAGTGCCAATAAGTTGAATGGCGAAGTTCCTACTTCTATGGTCGGCTCTTTGTTGGAGTTGGTATTGTCTGGTAATCGGTTGAGTGGTTCAATTCCTCCAGATTTGTTTAAATATGAAAATCTTACTCTGCTGGATCTCAGCCAGAATGATCTAACTGGCGTTGTCCCAGATAAGTTCATGAATCTCTCCAAGCTTGAGACTTTGCTCCTTTCAGGCAATAAACTGATTGGGGAAATACCACCGAGTCTGTCAAATGTAAGGACGCTGTCTCGGTTTGCGGCTAACCAGAACAACTTCAATGGTTCAGTTCCCAGCAATATTACCAAACATGTAAGGATTTTGGATCTGAGTTACAACAATCTGAACGGGACGATTCCCTTGGATTTTCTCTCCCATCCAGGGTTGCAGAGTGTTGATCTTACCACAAACATGCTTGAAGGGTCTATTCCCCGCAACTTCTCTCCAAGCCTCTACCGCTTGAGGCTTGGTGGGAACAGGCTCAGTGGGAACATCTCAGACTCAATTTGTGATGGCATGGGCTTGACTTATCTTGAGTTGGATAACAATCAGTTGACTGGAAATATACCGTCAGAGCTTGGTAACTGCAAGAATCTGTCCTTGTTGAGTCTGGCATCAAATAAGCTACagggtcaagtgcctcctgctATCAGTAGCCTTGACAAGCTGGTAGTTCTGAAGCTTCAAAACAACTCTCTCAACGGACCTATCCCATATGCATTTTCTGATTTAAAGAGCCTGAGCATATTGAATCTTAGTCAGAATTTACTCACAGGCGAGATACCAAGCGGAATTTTCGAGTTGCAAAAGCTTTCCATCTTGGATTTGCATGACAACAGTATCAGTGGTGCCATTCCAATTTCAGTCAGTTTATCAAAGGCTCTAATTGAGCTGAATCTGGGGAATAATGCTCTGGCTGGTACCATCCCAACAATGCCAACCACACTAACCACGTCTCTTAATCTTACTCACAACAATCTCAGCGGATCTATTCCTTCAGATATTGGCTACTTAAGTGAATTAGAGATACTTGATCTTTCATACAACAGTCTGTCTGGTGAGGTGCCATCTTCACTAGGGAACCTGCAAAGTTTGACACAGCTGGTGCTTTCTTATAATGATCTTTCTGGGTCTGTTCCTAGCTTCCTCATAAATGTGTCAATTCATATTGAAGGGAATCCTGATCTTGTAAATGGTACAGGAGACAAGAATGGCATCCATACTACTAGTACGAGAAAAAGGCACACtgttgtcatcatcatcttcattatTGCCGGTGCTCTTGTTGGATTGTGTTTGCTTGCTGCTATTGTTATGATGTCGTTATCAGCTGGGGAGAGTGTTTCTCAAATCATCAATGGTGGCCCAGTTTTGAACAACAACCAAAcctctgcaactgcaactgAGTTCATGAAAGCAAGGCCGGATAACTGGCAGGTCACACGTTTCCAAGCTTTGAACTTCGAGGATGCAGACATACACCAGGGGCTAATTGAGAAGAACCTCATTGGCAGCGGCGGATCAGGGCACGTGTACCGTGTCATGTACATCAACCGGTGCAACGGCAGCACTGGGGTGGTTGCTGTGAAGCTGATACGGAGTACTGGGAGCCTGGACGAGAAGCTGGAGCGTGAATTCGAGTCTGAGGTGAGCAGCCTTGGTAACGTCAGGCACAATAACATCATCAGGCTGCTGTGCTGCATCTCTGGTGATGAGTCAAAGCTCCTCGTGTACGATTACATGGACAACGGCAGCCTGGACAATTGGCTCCATGGCAACACCCTCTGCACAGGGCACTCCATGGTGAGGCCGCAGTCTGTGCAGCGCGTACCGTTGGACTGGCCGACGAGGCTTATAGTGGCTGTTGGTGCCGCACAGGGACTGTGCTACATGCATCACGACTGTTCACCACCTATCATTCACCGGGACATCAAGACGAGCAATATCTTACTGGACTCCGAGTTCCAGGCTAAGGTTGCGGACTTCGGGCTGGCCAGGATGCTGGTGCGGGCAGGGGAGCCCAACACAATGTCTGCAGTGGCCGGATCGTTTGGCTACATGGCTCCCG AGTATGCTTACACGAGGAAGGTGAATGAGAAGGTGGATGTCTACAGCTTTGGAGTCGTGCTCTTGGAGCTCACAACCGGCAAGAAGGCCAACGAAGGCGGCGAGCTTGGTTGCCTGGCCGAATGGGCTCGGCACCACTACCAATCAGGGGCGGCCATCCTCGATGTTATAGACAAAAGCATCAGGTATGCAGGATACCCTAGCGAGATTGAGACTGTGTTCAGCCTAGGCGTGCAATGCACCGCAACCTTTCCATTGACACGGCCGACTATGAAGAATGTGCTGCGGATTTTGCTCAAGTGCTGCGATCAGACGCTCCGGAAAAGCAGAATGGAGTTTAGCATGGAGTACGAAGCAGCTCCATTCTTGATGCCATAG
- the LOC101768468 gene encoding receptor-like protein kinase 2 isoform X2, with the protein MNLSSVVGTKKWKARSFNQMAMVGMRRYYLCASHGFFLLVFLPFLFLFHHAPVAASAYAPSSQPSLNKTQEAIMKDLMTIVGSSSWSNTTTSNPCKWSGVNCTRSGSSWVVTNIALPNCGISNSSIFASICRLESLLALDLSRNSLTNLTTQFFSPSCSMKEGLRLLNLSSNMLSHPLSNFSAFPQLEVLDLSLNSFTSENLSADLGSFLKLRSLNVSANKLNGEVPTSMVGSLLELVLSGNRLSGSIPPDLFKYENLTLLDLSQNDLTGVVPDKFMNLSKLETLLLSGNKLIGEIPPSLSNVRTLSRFAANQNNFNGSVPSNITKHVRILDLSYNNLNGTIPLDFLSHPGLQSVDLTTNMLEGSIPRNFSPSLYRLRLGGNRLSGNISDSICDGMGLTYLELDNNQLTGNIPSELGNCKNLSLLSLASNKLQGQVPPAISSLDKLVVLKLQNNSLNGPIPYAFSDLKSLSILNLSQNLLTGEIPSGIFELQKLSILDLHDNSISGAIPISVSLSKALIELNLGNNALAGTIPTMPTTLTTSLNLTHNNLSGSIPSDIGYLSELEILDLSYNSLSGEVPSSLGNLQSLTQLVLSYNDLSGSVPSFLINVSIHIEGNPDLVNGTGDKNGIHTTSTRKRHTVVIIIFIIAGALVGLCLLAAIVMMSLSAGESVSQIINGGPVLNNNQTSATATEFMKARPDNWQVTRFQALNFEDADIHQGLIEKNLIGSGGSGHVYRVMYINRCNGSTGVVAVKLIRSTGSLDEKLEREFESEVSSLGNVRHNNIIRLLCCISGDESKLLVYDYMDNGSLDNWLHGNTLCTGHSMVRPQSVQRVPLDWPTRLIVAVGAAQGLCYMHHDCSPPIIHRDIKTSNILLDSEFQAKVADFGLARMLVRAGEPNTMSAVAGSFGYMAPEYAYTRKVNEKVDVYSFGVVLLELTTGKKANEGGELGCLAEWARHHYQSGAAILDVIDKSIRYAGYPSEIETVFSLGVQCTATFPLTRPTMKNVLRILLKCCDQTLRKSRMEFSMEYEAAPFLMP; encoded by the exons ATGAATCTCTCGAGCGTCGTGGGTACCAAGAAGTGGAAGGCAAGAAGTTTCAATCAGATGGCAATGGTGGGGATGAGAAGGTATTATCTCTGCGCCAGCCATGGTTTCTTCCTGCTAGTGTTTCTCccgttcttgttcttgtttcaCCATGCGCCCGTGGCCGCCAGCGCCTATGCGCCCTCTTCGCAACCATCACTGAACAAGACACAGGAAGCCATCATGAAGGATCTCATGACGATCGTTGGTAGCAGCAGTTGGTCGAACACCACCACCTCGAATCCTTGTAAGTGGAGCGGAGTCAACTGCACGCGCTCCGGTTCCTCTTGGGTGGTGACCAACATCGCCTTGCCCAACTGTGGAATATCAAACTCTTCCATCTTCGCTTCCATTTGCCGTCTTGAGAGCTTGCTGGCCCTTGACCTCTCCAGAAATTCCTTGACAAATTTGACCACCCAATTCTTCTCCCCTTCTTGTTCGATGAAGGAAGGGTTGCGTCTCCTCAATCTGAGCAGCAACATGTTATCTCACCCGCTCAGTAATTTCTCAGCTTTCCCACAATTGGAGGTTCTTGATTTGTCCTTAAATTCTTTTACTAGTGAAAATTTGAGTGCAGACTTGGGTTCTTTTCTCAAATTGAGGAGCTTGAACGTTAGTGCCAATAAGTTGAATGGCGAAGTTCCTACTTCTATGGTCGGCTCTTTGTTGGAGTTGGTATTGTCTGGTAATCGGTTGAGTGGTTCAATTCCTCCAGATTTGTTTAAATATGAAAATCTTACTCTGCTGGATCTCAGCCAGAATGATCTAACTGGCGTTGTCCCAGATAAGTTCATGAATCTCTCCAAGCTTGAGACTTTGCTCCTTTCAGGCAATAAACTGATTGGGGAAATACCACCGAGTCTGTCAAATGTAAGGACGCTGTCTCGGTTTGCGGCTAACCAGAACAACTTCAATGGTTCAGTTCCCAGCAATATTACCAAACATGTAAGGATTTTGGATCTGAGTTACAACAATCTGAACGGGACGATTCCCTTGGATTTTCTCTCCCATCCAGGGTTGCAGAGTGTTGATCTTACCACAAACATGCTTGAAGGGTCTATTCCCCGCAACTTCTCTCCAAGCCTCTACCGCTTGAGGCTTGGTGGGAACAGGCTCAGTGGGAACATCTCAGACTCAATTTGTGATGGCATGGGCTTGACTTATCTTGAGTTGGATAACAATCAGTTGACTGGAAATATACCGTCAGAGCTTGGTAACTGCAAGAATCTGTCCTTGTTGAGTCTGGCATCAAATAAGCTACagggtcaagtgcctcctgctATCAGTAGCCTTGACAAGCTGGTAGTTCTGAAGCTTCAAAACAACTCTCTCAACGGACCTATCCCATATGCATTTTCTGATTTAAAGAGCCTGAGCATATTGAATCTTAGTCAGAATTTACTCACAGGCGAGATACCAAGCGGAATTTTCGAGTTGCAAAAGCTTTCCATCTTGGATTTGCATGACAACAGTATCAGTGGTGCCATTCCAATTTCAGTCAGTTTATCAAAGGCTCTAATTGAGCTGAATCTGGGGAATAATGCTCTGGCTGGTACCATCCCAACAATGCCAACCACACTAACCACGTCTCTTAATCTTACTCACAACAATCTCAGCGGATCTATTCCTTCAGATATTGGCTACTTAAGTGAATTAGAGATACTTGATCTTTCATACAACAGTCTGTCTGGTGAGGTGCCATCTTCACTAGGGAACCTGCAAAGTTTGACACAGCTGGTGCTTTCTTATAATGATCTTTCTGGGTCTGTTCCTAGCTTCCTCATAAATGTGTCAATTCATATTGAAGGGAATCCTGATCTTGTAAATGGTACAGGAGACAAGAATGGCATCCATACTACTAGTACGAGAAAAAGGCACACtgttgtcatcatcatcttcattatTGCCGGTGCTCTTGTTGGATTGTGTTTGCTTGCTGCTATTGTTATGATGTCGTTATCAGCTGGGGAGAGTGTTTCTCAAATCATCAATGGTGGCCCAGTTTTGAACAACAACCAAAcctctgcaactgcaactgAGTTCATGAAAGCAAGGCCGGATAACTGGCAGGTCACACGTTTCCAAGCTTTGAACTTCGAGGATGCAGACATACACCAGGGGCTAATTGAGAAGAACCTCATTGGCAGCGGCGGATCAGGGCACGTGTACCGTGTCATGTACATCAACCGGTGCAACGGCAGCACTGGGGTGGTTGCTGTGAAGCTGATACGGAGTACTGGGAGCCTGGACGAGAAGCTGGAGCGTGAATTCGAGTCTGAGGTGAGCAGCCTTGGTAACGTCAGGCACAATAACATCATCAGGCTGCTGTGCTGCATCTCTGGTGATGAGTCAAAGCTCCTCGTGTACGATTACATGGACAACGGCAGCCTGGACAATTGGCTCCATGGCAACACCCTCTGCACAGGGCACTCCATGGTGAGGCCGCAGTCTGTGCAGCGCGTACCGTTGGACTGGCCGACGAGGCTTATAGTGGCTGTTGGTGCCGCACAGGGACTGTGCTACATGCATCACGACTGTTCACCACCTATCATTCACCGGGACATCAAGACGAGCAATATCTTACTGGACTCCGAGTTCCAGGCTAAGGTTGCGGACTTCGGGCTGGCCAGGATGCTGGTGCGGGCAGGGGAGCCCAACACAATGTCTGCAGTGGCCGGATCGTTTGGCTACATGGCTCCCG AGTATGCTTACACGAGGAAGGTGAATGAGAAGGTGGATGTCTACAGCTTTGGAGTCGTGCTCTTGGAGCTCACAACCGGCAAGAAGGCCAACGAAGGCGGCGAGCTTGGTTGCCTGGCCGAATGGGCTCGGCACCACTACCAATCAGGGGCGGCCATCCTCGATGTTATAGACAAAAGCATCAGGTATGCAGGATACCCTAGCGAGATTGAGACTGTGTTCAGCCTAGGCGTGCAATGCACCGCAACCTTTCCATTGACACGGCCGACTATGAAGAATGTGCTGCGGATTTTGCTCAAGTGCTGCGATCAGACGCTCCGGAAAAGCAGAATGGAGTTTAGCATGGAGTACGAAGCAGCTCCATTCTTGATGCCATAG
- the LOC101768865 gene encoding leucine-rich repeat receptor-like tyrosine-protein kinase PXC3, whose amino-acid sequence MAMVGMRRYCLCASHGFFVLVFLPFLFLFHHAPVAAGADAPSSQPSLDKTQEAIMKDLLRIVGSSSWSNTTTSNPCKWSGVNCTRSGSSWVVTNITLPNCGISNSSIFASICRLESLLALDLSRNSLTNLTTQFFSPSCSTKEGLRLLNLSSNMLSHPLSNFSAFPQLEVLDLSLNSFTSENLSADLGSFLKLRSLNVSANKLTGEVPTSMVGSLLELVLSGNQLNGSIPPDLFKYENLTLLDLSQNFLTGVVPDKFMKLSKLETLLLSGNKLIGEIPPSLSNVRTLSRFAANQNNFNGSVPSNITKHVRMLDLSYNNLNGTIPLDFLSHPGLQSVDLTTNMLEGSIPRNFSPSLYRLRLGGNRLSGNISDSICDGMGLTYLELDNNQLTGNIPSELGNCKNLSLLSLASNKLQGQVPPAISSLDKLVVLKLQNNSLNGPIPYAFSDLKSLSILNLSQNLLTGEIPSGIFELQKLSILDLHDNSISGAIPISVSLSKALIELNLGNNALAGTIPTMPTTLTTSLNLSHNNLSGSIPSDIGYLSELEILDLSYNSLSGEVPSSLGNLQSLTQLVLSYNDLSGSVPIFRQNVSIRIEGNPDVVNGTGDKNGIHTTSTRKRHTIVIIIFTIAGALVGLCLLAAIVMMSLSKRIYRVEDEGLSAGESVPQITNGCLITMNSIHTSAIEFTKAMEAVCNHQNIFLKTRFCTYYKVVMPNGSTYSVKKLNSSDKIFQIGNQEKFAREIEVLGKLTNSNVMVPLAYILTADSAYLLYEHGYKGTVSDLLHGEKSDNIDWPSRYSIALGVAQGLTFLHGCTQPVLLLDLSTRTIHLKSSNEPQIGDIELYKIIDPSRSTGSFSTIAGTVGYIPPEYAYTMRLTMAGNVYSFGVILLELLTGKPSVSDGIELAKWALSLSGRPEQREQILDTRVSGTSIAVHSQMLSVLNIALSCVAFSPDARPKMRNVLRMLFNAK is encoded by the exons ATGGCTATGGTGGGGATGAGGAGGTATTGTCTCTGCGCCAGCCATGGTTTTTTCGTGCTAGTGTTTCTCccgttcttgttcttgtttcaCCATGCGcccgtggccgccggcgccgatgcgCCGTCTTCGCAACCATCACTGGACAAGACGCAGGAAGCCATCATGAAGGATCTCTTGAGGATCGTTGGTAGCAGCAGTTGGTCGAACACCACCACCTCGAATCCTTGTAAGTGGAGCGGAGTCAACTGCACGCGCTCCGGTTCCTCTTGGGTGGTGACCAACATAACCTTGCCCAACTGTGGAATATCAAACTCTTCCATCTTCGCTTCCATTTGCCGTCTTGAGAGCTTGCTGGCCCTTGACCTCTCCAGAAATTCCTTGACAAATTTGACCACCCAATTCTTCTCCCCTTCTTGTTCGACGAAGGAAGGGTTGCGTCTCCTCAATCTGAGCAGCAACATGTTATCTCACCCGCTCAGTAATTTCTCAGCTTTCCCACAACTGGAGGTTCTTGATTTGTCCTTAAATTCTTTTACTAGTGAAAATTTGAGTGCAGACTTGGGTTCTTTCCTCAAATTGAGGAGCTTGAACGTTAGTGCCAATAAGTTGACTGGCGAAGTTCCTACTTCTATGGTCGGCTCTTTGTTGGAGTTGGTATTGTCTGGTAATCAGTTGAATGGTTCAATTCCTCCAGATTTGTTTAAATATGAAAATCTTACTCTGCTGGATCTCAGCCAGAATTTTCTAACTGGCGTTGTCCCAGATAAGTTCATGAAGCTCTCCAAGCTTGAGACTTTGCTCCTTTCAGGCAATAAACTGATTGGGGAAATACCACCGAGTCTGTCAAATGTAAGGACGCTGTCTCGGTTTGCGGCTAACCAGAACAACTTCAATGGTTCAGTTCCCAGCAATATTACCAAACATGTAAGGATGTTGGATCTGAGTTACAACAATCTGAACGGGACGATTCCCTTGGATTTTCTCTCCCATCCAGGGTTGCAGAGTGTTGATCTTACCACAAACATGCTTGAAGGGTCTATTCCCCGCAACTTCTCTCCAAGCCTCTACCGCTTGAGGCTTGGTGGGAACAGGCTCAGTGGGAACATCTCAGACTCAATTTGTGATGGCATGGGCTTGACTTATCTTGAGTTGGATAACAATCAGTTGACCGGAAATATACCGTCAGAGCTTGGTAACTGCAAGAACCTGTCCTTGTTGAGTCTGGCATCAAATAAGCTACagggtcaagtgcctcctgctATCAGTAGCCTTGACAAGCTGGTAGTTCTGAAGCTTCAAAACAACTCTCTCAACGGACCTATCCCATATGCATTTTCTGATTTAAAGAGCCTGAGCATATTGAATCTTAGTCAGAATTTACTCACGGGCGAGATACCAAGCGGAATTTTCGAGTTGCAAAAGCTTTCCATCTTGGATTTGCATGACAACAGTATCAGTGGTGCCATTCCAATTTCAGTCAGTTTATCAAAGGCTCTAATTGAGCTGAATCTGGGGAATAATGCTCTGGCTGGTACCATCCCAACAATGCCAACCACACTAACCACATCTCTTAATCTTAGTCACAACAATCTCAGCGGATCTATTCCTTCAGATATTGGCTACTTAAGTGAATTAGAGATACTTGATCTTTCATACAACAGTCTGTCTGGTGAGGTGCCATCTTCACTAGGGAACCTGCAAAGTTTGACACAGCTGGTGCTTTCTTATAATGATCTTTCTGGGTCTGTTCCTATATTCCGCCAAAATGTGTCAATTCGTATTGAAGGGAATCCTGATGTTGTAAATGGTACAGGAGACAAGAATGGCATCCATACTACTAGTACGAGAAAAAGGCACACTattgtcatcatcatcttcactaTTGCCGGTGCTCTTGTTGGATTGTGTTTGCTTGCTGCTATTGTTATGATGTCGTTATCAAAGAGAATTTATCGTGTAGAAGATGAAGGATTATCAGCTGGGGAATCCGTGCCTCAAATAACCAATGGCTGCCTGATAACTATGAATAGCATCCACACCTCTGCAATTGAGTTCACAAAAGCAATGGAAGCAGTCTGTAATCACCAGAACATCTTTTTGAAGACCAGGTTCTGCACCTACTACAAGGTGGTAATGCCAAATGGTTCAACCTACTCTGTAAAGAAGCTTAACTCAAGTGACAAGATTTTTCAAATTGGGAACCAGGAGAAGTTTGCTCGTGAAATTGAGGTCCTAGGGAAACTGACCAATTCCAATGTCATGGTTCCGTTGGCCTACATTTTGACTGCAGATTCTGCCTACCTACTCTATGAGCATGGATACAAGGGAACAGTGTCCGATCTACTCCATGGTGAAAAGTCAGATAATATAGACTGGCCTTCACGATATAGcattgctttgggtgtggcccAAGGGCTGACATTTCTTCATGGGTGCACTCAACCAGTTTTGCTTCTTGATCTGTCAACAAGGACCATCCACTTGAAATCATCAAATGAGCCTCAGATTGGAGATATCGAGCTTTACAAAATTATTGACCCTTCCAGGAGTACTGGAAGCTTTTCAACCATTGCTGGTACAGTTGGTTACATTCCACCAG AGTATGCGTATACTATGAGGCTAACAATGGCTGGCAACGTTTATAGCTTTGGAGTCATTTTACTGGAGCTATTGACAGGGAAACCATCAGTGAGTGATGGCATTGAATTAGCCAAGTGGGCACTCAGTCTTTCTGGCAGGCCTGAACAAAGGGAGCAGATCCTTGACACCAGGGTTTCAGGAACTTCAATTGCTGTTCACAGCCAGATGTTGTCAGTCCTGAACATCGCGCTCTCTTGTGTTGCATTCTCTCCAGACGCTCGGCCAAAGATGCGCAACGTCTTGAGGATGCTCTTTAATGCAAAGTGA
- the LOC101769555 gene encoding dihydrolipoyllysine-residue acetyltransferase component 5 of pyruvate dehydrogenase complex, chloroplastic, producing MAGLLQLHSTLLPSASALRRRAGAPGPSVSRRRCRVEAKIREIFMPALSSTMTEGKIVSWTAAEGDRLAKGDPVVVVESDKADMDVETFHDGFLAAVLVPAGESAPVGSAIALLAESEEEIPAAQSQAASFSSSAPAASPPAPQETAAQEASPPPPPPPPPAPVAVSAPAPPSPAAQDGARVVASPYAKKLAKDLGVDLFSVTGSGPGGRIVAKDVEVALAAPKKAAAPVAAARPDVPLGSTVPFTTMQGAVSKNMVESLAVPTFRVGYTITTDALDQLYKKIKSKGVTMTALLAKATAMALAQHPVVNSSCRDGKSFTYNSSINIAVAVAIDGGLITPVLQDADKVDIYSLSRKWKELVDKARAKQLQPHEYNSGTFTLSNLGMFGVDRFDAILPPGTGAIMAVGASEPTVVGTKDGRIGIKSQMQVNVTADHRVIYGADLAAFLQTLSKIIEDPKDLTF from the exons ATGGCTggcctcctccagctccactccacGCTGCTCCCCTCGGCGTCCGCGCTCCGCCGCCGTGCGGGCGCGCCAGGGCCCTCCGTGtcccgccgccgatgccgggTCGAGGCTAAGATCCGGGAGATCTTCATGCCGGCGCTCAGCTCCACCATGACCGAGGGCAAGATCGTCTCCTGGACCGCCGCCGAAGGCGACCGCCTCGCCAAGGGCGACCCCGTCGTCGTGGTcgagtccgacaaggccgacatGGACGTCGAGACCTTTCATGACggcttcctcgccgccgtcctcgtgcCCGCCGGCGAGTCCGCGCCCGTCGGCTCCGCCATCGCGCTCCTCGCCGAGTCCGAGGAGGAGATCCCGGCCGCCCAATCACAGGcagcctccttctcctcctctgccCCCGCTGCCTCACCTCCGGCTCCGCAAGAAACTGCCGCCCAAGAAGCTTCTCCtcccccgccaccgcctcctcccccagCACCGGTCGCAGTctccgctcccgcgccgccttcGCCGGCAGCACAAGACGGGGCGCGCGTCGTTGCGTCGCCCTACGCCAAGAAGCTGGCCAAGGACCTCGGCGTCGATCTTTTCTCTGTCACGGGGTCAGGCCCCGGTGGGCGAATTGTGGCCAAGGATGTTGAGGTCGCGCTTGCTGCGCCCAAGAAGGCGGCAGCGCCTGTGGCTGCTGCACGGCCCGATGTGCCATTGGGTTCGACAGTGCCATTCACGACAATGCAGGGTGCTGTGAGCAAGAACATGGTGGAGAGCCTTGCTGTCCCGACATTCAGAGTCGGGTACACCATCACCACTGATGCTCTTGATCAGCTCTACAAGAAA ATTAAGTCGAAGGGGGTAACAATGACAGCACTACTGGCTAAAGCGACAGCAATGGCGCTGGCTCAGCATCCTGTAGTGAACTCCAGCTGCAGGGATGGGAAGAGCTTCACATACAACAGTAGCATCAACATTGCTGTCGCAGTGGCCATAGATGGTGGGCTGATTACGCCTGTGCTTCAGGATGCTGATAAG GTTGACATTTATTCACTGTCAAGGAAATGGAAGGAGTTGGTAGATAAGGCGCGAGCGAAGCAGCTGCAGCCCCATGAGTATAACTCTG GCACATTTACTCTTTCAAACCTTGGCATGTTTGGAGTTGATAGATTTGATGCAATCTTGCCACCGGGAACT GGAGCAATCATGGCCGTTGGAGCATCAGAACCAACTGTTGTTGGTACAAAAGATGGTAGAATTGGGATCAAGAGCCAAATGCAG GTCAATGTTACTGCTGATCATCGCGTTATTTATGGAGCTGATCTTGCCGCTTTTCTGCAAACACTCTCCAAGATTATTGAGGATCCCAAGGATCTTACATTTTAG